One genomic segment of Borrelia miyamotoi includes these proteins:
- the dnaA gene encoding chromosomal replication initiator protein DnaA, with protein MQEGKNIWSLILAAIRKELSEEEFYIWFENLYFIDATDNSIKISAPNSFHKNQVEKRFAKRIKEILIEKNHNTINVEFINPENELKIHDITSKNNALKNVSIQQDSTKKRLVFKTHTKNVEENTKKYTIKEEIHTKYRNPFLKKKYTFENFITGPNNKLAYNASLSIAKNPGKKYNPCLIYGGVGLGKTHLLQSIGNKTEELHKEFKILYVTAENFLNEFVESIKTNETKRFKKKYRYLDMLLLDDIHDLQKKEGIQEELFHTFNALYEDNKQMVFTCDRQPSELTNFTDRLKSRFTRGLNVDISKPNFELRIAIIEKKVEEDGIKVPKNILNLVAKKVTTNIRDLEAAVTKLKAYIDLEDIEIDTNIVEKIIKEIIAYEQENTNTHNKINIENIKKVILRELKLTNKDIEGNSKKPEITKARHIYAYLLRNFTELSTIEIGKIIGGKTHSTVIYSINKIDRERNNDLEINNLIIELMNKINKN; from the coding sequence ATGCAAGAGGGAAAAAACATATGGAGCTTAATTTTAGCAGCAATAAGAAAAGAGCTTTCTGAAGAAGAATTTTATATATGGTTTGAAAATTTATATTTCATAGATGCAACTGACAACAGTATAAAAATATCTGCTCCAAATTCTTTTCATAAAAATCAAGTAGAAAAGAGGTTTGCCAAAAGAATAAAAGAAATTCTCATAGAAAAAAACCATAATACAATTAATGTTGAATTTATAAATCCAGAAAATGAATTAAAAATTCATGATATAACATCTAAAAACAATGCATTAAAAAATGTTTCTATACAACAAGATTCAACAAAAAAAAGATTGGTATTTAAAACTCACACCAAAAATGTAGAAGAAAATACAAAAAAATATACCATAAAAGAAGAAATTCACACAAAATATAGAAATCCCTTTCTTAAAAAGAAATATACATTTGAAAATTTCATTACAGGCCCAAATAATAAGCTTGCATACAATGCAAGCTTATCAATTGCAAAAAATCCTGGTAAAAAATATAATCCATGCTTAATTTATGGCGGAGTTGGTCTTGGAAAAACACATTTACTTCAAAGTATAGGAAATAAAACAGAAGAATTACATAAAGAATTTAAAATACTTTACGTAACTGCTGAAAATTTTTTAAATGAATTTGTAGAAAGCATAAAAACAAATGAAACAAAAAGATTTAAAAAGAAATACCGATATTTAGATATGCTACTACTAGACGATATTCATGATTTACAAAAAAAAGAAGGAATACAAGAAGAACTTTTTCATACCTTCAATGCTCTTTATGAAGATAATAAGCAAATGGTATTTACATGCGACAGACAACCCTCAGAACTCACAAATTTCACAGATAGACTAAAAAGCAGATTTACAAGAGGATTAAATGTCGACATATCAAAACCAAACTTTGAACTAAGAATAGCAATCATAGAAAAAAAAGTAGAAGAAGATGGAATCAAAGTTCCAAAGAACATTCTCAATTTAGTTGCAAAAAAAGTTACAACAAATATAAGAGATCTTGAAGCCGCTGTAACAAAATTAAAAGCCTATATAGATCTAGAAGATATTGAAATTGACACTAACATAGTAGAAAAAATAATTAAAGAGATAATAGCTTATGAGCAAGAAAACACAAATACACATAATAAAATAAACATCGAAAACATAAAGAAAGTCATATTAAGAGAACTAAAACTCACAAATAAGGACATTGAAGGCAACAGTAAAAAACCTGAAATCACAAAAGCAAGACACATTTATGCTTATCTTTTAAGGAATTTTACAGAGCTTTCAACAATTGAAATAGGCAAAATCATTGGAGGGAAAACCCACTCAACGGTAATTTATTCAATAAACAAGATAGATAGAGAAAGAAACAATGACTTAGAAATTAACAATTTAATCATAGAACTTATGAACAAAATCAACAAAAATTAA